From Candidatus Binataceae bacterium, the proteins below share one genomic window:
- a CDS encoding VacJ family lipoprotein, with amino-acid sequence MNEPIIGVAGHVRRSCRWTSAMVASLAVAALAAAFVRPALAADQAPVAQPKVLPGEGGGPYPDPLSPFNEAMFTFNLNLDEWVVTPVAKGYSYVMPEPARKSVGRFFDNVSFLPRFANNLFQLRFVPAGTELARFGINTTLGVVGLFDVADDWFGLKEQPDDFGLTMGHYGIYSGPYIMLPFFGPSTIRDTVGLAVDATMNPMYWLVPWWISMAANAGSEAVTAVNYRSLHPNQFEEADRYAVDLYGAVQDAYMQTRAAELKRISR; translated from the coding sequence GTGAATGAACCAATAATCGGTGTCGCAGGCCACGTGCGACGGAGTTGCCGATGGACTTCGGCGATGGTGGCGTCGCTGGCAGTCGCGGCGCTGGCGGCGGCGTTTGTGCGACCGGCGCTGGCCGCCGACCAGGCACCAGTGGCTCAGCCTAAGGTGTTGCCGGGTGAAGGCGGAGGACCGTATCCGGACCCGCTGTCGCCGTTCAACGAGGCGATGTTCACCTTCAATCTCAATCTTGACGAATGGGTCGTCACGCCGGTAGCCAAGGGCTATTCGTACGTGATGCCGGAGCCGGCCCGCAAAAGCGTTGGCCGCTTTTTCGACAACGTCAGCTTCCTTCCGCGCTTCGCCAACAACCTTTTCCAGCTGCGCTTCGTGCCGGCGGGCACCGAGCTTGCCCGCTTTGGGATCAACACCACGCTGGGAGTCGTGGGATTGTTCGACGTCGCCGACGACTGGTTTGGGCTCAAGGAGCAGCCCGACGATTTTGGCCTCACGATGGGCCATTACGGGATCTATTCGGGTCCTTACATCATGCTGCCGTTCTTCGGCCCTTCGACGATTCGCGATACGGTAGGGCTGGCGGTTGACGCCACGATGAACCCGATGTACTGGCTGGTGCCGTGGTGGATCTCGATGGCCGCTAATGCGGGTTCGGAGGCGGTCACCGCGGTCAACTACCGTTCGCTGCATCCGAATCAATTCGAGGAAGCAGACCGCTACGCGGTGGATCTCTACGGCGCGGTGCAGGACGCTTACATGCAGACGCGCGCTGCGGAACTGAAGAGGATCAGTCGGTAA
- the mlaD gene encoding outer membrane lipid asymmetry maintenance protein MlaD: MYASWQTKLIVGIFALVGIAALAYLSLSLGRVELFSNNGYVLYANFDNISGLKTGDQVEIAGVKVGKVIAIALKDYRAQVALRINEGVKVDSDAIASIKTSGIIGDKYVSISLGAGDKELGDGGVIRRTQSAFVLEDAIGQLINSSGSGSGSSSESGASKDHGKTSAPEGIQ; this comes from the coding sequence ATGTACGCCAGCTGGCAAACCAAGCTGATCGTGGGAATCTTCGCGTTGGTGGGAATCGCGGCGCTGGCGTACCTGTCGCTCAGCCTGGGCCGGGTCGAACTGTTCTCCAACAATGGTTACGTTCTCTACGCCAATTTCGACAACATCTCGGGGCTCAAGACCGGGGACCAAGTCGAGATCGCGGGGGTTAAGGTTGGCAAAGTAATTGCTATCGCGCTCAAGGACTATCGCGCTCAGGTCGCGCTGCGGATTAACGAAGGGGTCAAGGTGGACAGTGACGCGATTGCGTCGATCAAGACCAGCGGCATAATTGGGGATAAGTACGTGTCGATCTCGCTGGGCGCCGGCGACAAGGAACTTGGCGATGGCGGAGTAATTCGGCGCACCCAGTCGGCCTTCGTGCTCGAAGACGCGATCGGCCAGCTTATCAACAGCTCCGGCAGCGGCTCGGGGTCATCCTCAGAAAGCGGAGCCTCCAAGGACCATGGCAAAACCTCCGCCCCGGAAGGCATCCAGTAA
- a CDS encoding ATP-binding cassette domain-containing protein, translating into MSAVGHNGAGANAIEVRGLYRRFGHQQVLKGVDLDVPRGRICTIVGPSGCGKTVLLKHLNLLLRPDAGRILIEGVDVTRLGARALDAVRAEFGMLFQGGALFDSMSVFDNVAFPLVEKTHLKREEIARRVLEMLANVGLEGMERKFPSELSGGMQKRVALARALIRNPKILMLDEPTTGLDPTRTGSIHALVRHTQQRFGLTVVMVSHDVPAVFEISDQVAFMHEGRIRLVGSPAEVTAANDEVFNRFLAGRAAGDEREVEAL; encoded by the coding sequence ATGAGTGCGGTCGGACATAACGGAGCAGGCGCCAATGCGATCGAGGTGCGCGGACTTTACCGGCGTTTCGGCCACCAGCAGGTGCTCAAAGGGGTCGATCTCGACGTTCCCCGCGGGCGCATCTGCACGATCGTCGGCCCCAGCGGCTGCGGTAAGACCGTCCTGCTCAAGCATCTCAACCTGCTGCTGCGGCCAGACGCGGGTCGGATCCTGATCGAGGGTGTCGACGTGACGCGTCTGGGTGCGCGCGCGTTGGACGCCGTGCGCGCCGAGTTCGGGATGCTGTTCCAAGGCGGCGCGCTGTTCGATTCGATGAGCGTGTTCGACAATGTCGCGTTTCCACTGGTCGAAAAGACTCACCTGAAGCGCGAGGAGATCGCCAGGCGGGTGCTCGAGATGCTGGCCAATGTCGGGCTGGAAGGGATGGAGCGCAAGTTCCCCTCCGAGCTCAGCGGCGGGATGCAGAAGCGCGTGGCGCTGGCGCGCGCGCTCATCCGCAATCCCAAGATCCTGATGCTCGACGAGCCGACGACAGGCCTCGATCCCACCCGCACCGGCTCGATCCACGCCCTCGTGCGCCATACCCAACAACGCTTCGGCCTGACCGTCGTGATGGTCAGCCATGACGTGCCGGCGGTCTTCGAGATCTCCGACCAGGTGGCTTTCATGCACGAGGGCAGGATACGGCTGGTCGGCTCGCCAGCCGAAGTAACCGCGGCCAATGACGAGGTCTTTAACCGCTTTCTGGCCGGCCGCGCAGCCGGCGACGAGCGCGAAGTGGAGGCACTTTGA
- a CDS encoding ABC transporter substrate-binding protein, with protein MFGKNFHPSNRVANGKTFRSRVAPFALATTLTALAIAVVAAPAMTATAVSAQAVVKQVIDRALPVLRDKQTPLPNRRRQLRGLLEGHFDFHDMARIALGYHWRELNPSQRAEFVQLFTAFIENAYLSKIQNYAGQEVQVLGQNSEGQGFARVRSLVVQQGKEPIKVDYLLRQVNNDWKIYDVTVDNISIISNYRNQFNRVINDQGYAKLVADMRAKQQQLQASLGS; from the coding sequence ATGTTCGGGAAGAATTTTCATCCGTCAAACCGCGTTGCAAACGGCAAGACGTTCCGCTCGCGCGTGGCCCCCTTTGCTCTTGCTACGACGCTCACGGCGTTGGCGATAGCTGTGGTTGCGGCGCCCGCCATGACCGCCACCGCAGTCAGCGCGCAGGCCGTAGTCAAACAGGTTATCGATCGGGCACTGCCCGTCCTGCGCGACAAGCAGACCCCGCTGCCAAACCGTCGGCGTCAGTTGCGCGGACTGCTCGAAGGCCATTTCGACTTCCACGACATGGCGCGGATCGCGCTCGGCTACCATTGGCGCGAACTCAATCCCAGCCAGCGGGCCGAATTTGTTCAGCTCTTTACCGCGTTTATCGAGAACGCCTATTTGAGCAAGATTCAGAATTATGCGGGCCAGGAAGTGCAGGTCTTGGGCCAAAACTCGGAGGGTCAGGGCTTCGCACGGGTGCGCAGCCTGGTCGTGCAGCAGGGGAAGGAGCCCATTAAGGTCGACTATCTCCTGCGGCAGGTGAACAACGACTGGAAGATCTACGACGTCACCGTGGACAACATCAGTATCATCTCGAATTATCGCAACCAGTTTAACCGTGTGATTAACGACCAGGGATACGCTAAACTGGTCGCCGACATGCGTGCCAAGCAGCAGCAACTGCAAGCCTCGCTGGGCTCGTAG